DNA sequence from the Kazachstania africana CBS 2517 chromosome 4, complete genome genome:
TAAGAGCCTATTGAAGCGCAATGCAAGTACCAGATGTTGTCAGTAAGACGTTTATGAAGTTTCCTTTGAAGACGTACGATCCTGTTAAGTGCGTGGACGAACCCCTGCAGCGGGAATTGGACAGTAGATCGTACTATTTCCCCAGAGGGGGGAAGCATGAAGAGAAAGTGTTTACATTGTGTGTAGACGTGCAGGGGCTGGATCAATTTAAAAAGTACGTTTGTAGTGAGCCTGTTTCGTTGTTTATTCAGCTTGCGCTATGTTATAAGAATGAGTTGAAATTGCCTACCAACAAGGGTTGCGACGGTAATAGAATGCTGGTTTTGCGGTCCAGGGGGAATGATAGACAAATGCCTTTTCTGTTGGTTGATGACAGGATCATCCCCAGGGACGTGCTTCTATCACAAATTTCGAACAAGATCTGTGGGTTGGACAAGTACTTTGCCACGTACCTTGACAAAATCATGGCATCGGGGACCCCTGAGAAACTACTACAAGGATTATTACTCCAACTAGAAGATTATGTAATGAATACGACGGATATCAACGTCTATTTGCAATTGAAGATCATCAGTTACATCTCCTGCATGCTCCATTCAGGGGAAACCAGCCGAAAGATATTCATACAAGATTGTTGTCCTCATCTAGTGCAACTCAGTGCAACCGTCATACAACAATACCTATGAAATACGATAGAAGGATCTTGATCTACGTCAGGTTTATTTCTCAAATTCTTCGTCTGTACATTCTCGACATTTTCAAACGCGCcatcgaaaattttgagaatttgAAACGTTTTACAATTCATTATAAAACATTGGTAGAAATATACTAATTAAGTATTCCAGTTGCTAGTACGATCGGTTTGTCTCAAATAAGGTAATGCGTCAAGAAATATGAGTAATACTAGTACAGGTAATAGAAGTAGTGATGACAGCGATGGTGATGTATTTAATGATATTGGTAATTGCCTGAAAATGATGCATGAGTTGAAGTTTTTCCTTGCTACTGCTCCCGTAAATTGGCAGAagcatcaaattattagaagatatTATCTTAATGGGACTCATGGATTTGTCTCCTGTGTGTTTTGgaataatcttttctatATTACCGGTACCGATATTGTGAAAACGTGTCTTTATAAGATGGAATGTTTTGGTAGAAAAGtcatcaatttgaaaaaattcgAAGAAGGTGTATTTTCCGATCTACGAAACTTGAAATGTGGTGTGGATGCAATATTAGAACAACCTAAATCGGATTTCCTGAAACTGTTGTTTAAGAATCTTTGTTTAAAGACTAAAAAGAAGCAGAAagtatttttttggttTAATGTCCCCCATGACAAGCTATTTATGGATGCGCTGGAAAGAGATTTGAAACGAGAACGCGCGAATCACACTCCAACGACTTTACCAGTTGCAGAACCTGCACTGTCTTTTaacttcaattttgataaagatgaacCATTAGAGTCacattttacaaattttttcaataatttggaTAAATCTCTGAGAGTTCCAAAAGTTCAAGCGCTTCAACAAACTATAACTTCGGAGTCAACTGAGAAAGATTCTCAACAGAACACAGATGACGAAGAGTCAGACATTGAAGATTTTCCTCTAGATTATTTCCCCGTATCCGTAGAATACCCAACTCAAGAGCTACAAGTAGATCCAATCGAAATGAATAATCCACAAGTTGTAATAGCAAGTGACAGAAAACCAGAGCTTTCCACAAGAATAACGCCGCACGTTTTGACTAACAGAGAATATTATGAAATGAAAGGTTACGATCCCGTGGCATCCTtaaattcatcttcttctctcCATGAAATGGCTGAGCCGTCATATACACAAAGAACTTTTTTCAATCCCCAGCAATCTCAACAGTTGGCATATAATTCAGAAGACATGATTATGCCTTCGACTTCAGTGCATGAATATTTTATGCAACCGGAAGAATTTCCACCATACCCATTTCCTCCATCGTCGGCAATTCCAGTCAACATGATAGAGACCGATCCTAACGTACAATTGCCATTAAATTGGTCATATTACCCGCCACAAACAATCCAGCGTCCACCAACAGCGACTTCTGCCACAATAAGACCCTTTACCCCAGGTTTCTTCACCGCTTTTACACCAACAGCCCCATTTGGTGCACCTCTATTGTCACCCTGGGCAGACTCCAGTCCGCAATACATGAGATCCACAACAAGCAAGACATTCAAACACCGTAAGAACGGAAATAAGGTGTCAAAACCTCAGCATGTGAATGCGAGGTCAAATTCACTCACACAAAAGTTGAAGCAAAATACGACGCGGCAAGATAATGACGAATCCATTGACGCCACTAACGATGCCAAAGAAAGCTTTAACAAGATCATGTCATCTAGGTAAATGCATACATAGACAATATTATACAGCATACTTGTAATACTACCACTTTTATACtatattaatttttttttgcaacATATATTGAGAAATGTCGTTCGTTTACGgcaaaacaaaaaaaggATATAAAAAACAGACATGTTTGACACATGTTTGTCTCTTGTATAGTGTGCAAAGAACTAGAGGATTATTAATCGTATCATTCTGATAGATATTTGCAAAGGTGAAAGAACG
Encoded proteins:
- the SAM35 gene encoding SAM complex subunit SAM35 (similar to Saccharomyces cerevisiae SAM35 (YHR083W); ancestral locus Anc_5.378), with amino-acid sequence MQVPDVVSKTFMKFPLKTYDPVKCVDEPLQRELDSRSYYFPRGGKHEEKVFTLCVDVQGLDQFKKYVCSEPVSLFIQLALCYKNELKLPTNKGCDGNRMLVLRSRGNDRQMPFLLVDDRIIPRDVLLSQISNKICGLDKYFATYLDKIMASGTPEKLLQGLLLQLEDYVMNTTDINVYLQLKIISYISCMLHSGETSRKIFIQDCCPHLVQLSATVIQQYL
- the STE12 gene encoding homeodomain family transcription factor STE12 (similar to Saccharomyces cerevisiae STE12 (YHR084W); ancestral locus Anc_5.379), with translation MSNTSTGNRSSDDSDGDVFNDIGNCLKMMHELKFFLATAPVNWQKHQIIRRYYLNGTHGFVSCVFWNNLFYITGTDIVKTCLYKMECFGRKVINLKKFEEGVFSDLRNLKCGVDAILEQPKSDFLKLLFKNLCLKTKKKQKVFFWFNVPHDKLFMDALERDLKRERANHTPTTLPVAEPALSFNFNFDKDEPLESHFTNFFNNLDKSLRVPKVQALQQTITSESTEKDSQQNTDDEESDIEDFPLDYFPVSVEYPTQELQVDPIEMNNPQVVIASDRKPELSTRITPHVLTNREYYEMKGYDPVASLNSSSSLHEMAEPSYTQRTFFNPQQSQQLAYNSEDMIMPSTSVHEYFMQPEEFPPYPFPPSSAIPVNMIETDPNVQLPLNWSYYPPQTIQRPPTATSATIRPFTPGFFTAFTPTAPFGAPLLSPWADSSPQYMRSTTSKTFKHRKNGNKVSKPQHVNARSNSLTQKLKQNTTRQDNDESIDATNDAKESFNKIMSSR